CAGCTAATCAGTCCTTGGCGATGGTCTTGCCGGCGGTCGGACCGGAGGCAAGGTCCTGGATCTCGGTGACTTCGAGAACCGGAATCACGGCCGGCTTCTTGGTGCCCTTTTCCTCGGCGACCTTGACCTGCTCGTTGTAGATGTCGTCGTCAACGTGCAGCACCACGTTGCCGCGGAAGCGGTAGCCCTGCTTCTTCTCGAGGTTGGCGAAAGCGATGACCAGCGGGGAACCGTTCTTGAGGTTCTCATAGTGCTGGCCGGCGGTGCGCTCGTGGTAGGCGATGTGCGTGTCGTCCAGCACGAACAGGGACATCTTCGGGCCGAGGTCCAGTTCGCCGTCCTTGGAGACGGTGGTGATCCAGCCAAGGTTGTTCTTGATGAATTCCTTGATTTCCGGAGTAATGACTGCCATGTCGAATCCTTTCATGATTGATACGGATAACGTATCCTTACTCTTTCCAGAGTACCGGTTTCGAACGCGACTAGCCCGGATGTTCGCTGTGAGTAACCTCACCTTCGCACAGCTTTCATCCGGTTTTTGCCTGCTTGGCGATGCCATGCCCCGGTCGCGCACCAGCCACACACCTGTCACACACCCGACACCCATCGACCGGTCGATTTTGGCCGGTAGTTCCCGTAATCTGTGAGCCGAGAGAGCCACAAGTTTTCCTAACTGTCCTGAGGTGCACCATGGGTTTGGTCGAACGTTTCAGCAAGCTGCGCAGCCGCTGGTCCCGCAACTTTCCCCCGAATCTCGCCCGACTCATGTTGCTGGGCTGCGCTGCATTATGGGGTGGCAGCTATCTGCTCGCCAAATTCGCCATGGAGGCGATTCCGCCCCAATGGCTGATGGGTCTGCGCATGATCGGCGCCTGCCTGTGCATGCTGGCCTTGTTCCATAAGCACATCGTGCCGTATCTGACGCCGAAAATCATTGTGCCGGCGCTCGTGGTGGGCCTGACCTACTGGGGCACGATGGTCACCCAGACCATCGGCCTGCAGACCATTGAACCGGGCCGCAGCGCGTTCCTGACGGCCGCCTACTGCGTACTCACCCCGTTCGCCACGTGGATTATTTCAAAAAACCGCCCGAAGGCCATCAATCTGGTCGCCGGCGTGATCTGTCTGATCGGCGTCGGCTTCGTCTCGCTGAAGCCGGGCGGTTCGCTGTCGCTGAGTGCCGGCGACTGGCTGACCATCGCCACCGCGGTCATCTTCTCGTTCAATCTGACCTGCCTTGGTGTCTACACCAAACGCTTCGACCCTATCGCCGTCACTTTTGTGCAGTTCGGCGTTGCCGGCGTATTGTTCATCATCGGCGCGTTGTTCACCGAACCCATGCCGAACGCCAGCTGGCTGGCACCCTCAGTAGTGGCCAGCGTGCTCTATCTGTTCCTCGGCGCCACGATGAGTGCCCAGATCATGCAGAACATCGGTCTGGCTCACGTGCCTGCCTCGCAGGCGTCAATCATCATGTGTACGGAAAGTCTGTTCGCTGTCACGTTCTCCGCGCTGTTCTGGGGCGAGACAATCATGTGGAGTTCACTGGTGGGCTTTGCGCTGATCTTCGTCGCCGTGCTGATGTCGGTAATCAAGCCGACCAAACAGTCGCTGCACCGGAACTGACGATTCAGTTTCGGCCATGGATGGTCATGGGTTCTCCATTGCCCTGAACCGTTACGGTGAAGGCCGAGGCTCTTGAAGGCGTGCAATCGGAAATCGGACTTGGCATCGCCAAACTGCATTTCGAGTTGGGTGCCGGCAACGGCAGCTTCGCTTGGGCTGCATGACGTTCTGCTGAACGTCGTTTTCGCTCCAAGCGAACCAATTTCGGTTGTTCTTTGCGCTACTTTGCGCCACTTTGCGCTGATTCCCACTGCTCATCGGCACCATATTTTTGAGTCATTCCACATTCCGCTGGCTAGGTTTTGAAGGTCTCGTGTAGGCATCCTCTCGGTATCACCGAGCCTTAAGCAACCTTCCAGCCCGACACTTTACGGTCGTGTCTTGTGAAGAAGTTTTTCGAAGGTCTTTCCCTCTCATCCATCGTGGCGGGCACCCTTGCCGCCGTCACCTCATTCTTACTGGCATCGAAAATCGGTATCGCCGGCTCGGTAATCGGCGCGGCAGCCAGCTACATCGTCTCCGCGGTGGCCACCAAAATCTATCAAAACATACTCACCGCCTCCGGTGAGAAACTACAGTCGGCCTCGTCTTCCGGCAATGACGATGACACTACGGATAATAAGTCCGATAAGGCAGCCGAATCCGAGTCCGATACGACGATGACCGGCATGGTCAATACCGTTTCCACCGCGCGCAAGCCGCGCGAAGTCGTGTCCAATCGAGCGAACGGACGAACCTATTCGGTCAATGAACTGCGCAAGGCCCGCTCCCATAATTCGAAGCGCACCGCCATTATCGTCACGCTGGTATCCGGCCTGCTCGCCGTGGCAGTAACCGCCGGCATCGTCATGCTAGTCACGCAGGGCCGTGGCACGGACCATATCATCACTCCGTCCACCACGCCCACGCAAACCGACACCAAAACGCAGACCGACACGTCCAATCAGAATAACGGACTGCCGCAGCCGGGCATTACCGACGGTTCGAATGATTCCAACACCAAGGACTCCACATCCGGCTCGTCCAACGACGGCACCGATTCAAGCACGTCCGGCTCAACCGGCACCGACTCCTCAACCGATTCCAACACCAATGGATCCACCGATGGTTCGACCGGCACCGATTCCTCCACTAATTCGGGCACGACTGGCGGTTCCACCGGTTCCGGCACCACCGGAGGCACCACCGGCACCGGCAACGGTTCAACCGGATCGGGTTCAGGATCAGCCAATGGCTCCGGTTCCTCTTCCAGCTCCACGGGCGGATCATCCAGTTCAAACTCCGGTAATAGCGGTTCGAGCGGCTCCTCAACCGGTAGCAGCAGCGGAACCGGCATCAAATTCATTGGCTGACAATCGCCGACTCGATAGCAGCGATGGCGGCAATGCCAGTCAATGACGTGGGGCAATGAGAACATGGAACGTATGACTACCATCATTATGAATACCTCTGAGGGCAGCATCACCATCAACCTGTTCGACGACAAGGCTCCGAACACCGTGGCCAACTTCCTGGGCCTCGCCACTGGCGAGAAGGAATGGGCGGACCCGTACACCGGCCAGCCTTCCCACGGCAAGTTCTACAACGGCCTGATCTTCCACCGTATCATCAAGCAGTTCATGATTCAGGGCGGTTGCCCGCTGGGCACCGGTACCGGCGGCCCTGGCTACGAGTTCGACGATGAGATCGACCCGAGCCTGAAGTTCGACAAGCCGTACCTGTTGGCTATGGCCAACGCCGGTCTGCGTCGCGGCATGGACGGTAAGGTCCATGGCACCAACGGCTCCCAGTTCTTCATCACCACCGTGCCGACCCCGTGGCTGGACGGTCACCACACCATCTTCGGTGAGGTCGCCGATGACGACTCCAAGAAGGTCGTCGATAAGCTCGAAGCACTGGACACCGATCCGATGGATCGCCCGCTCGAGCCGGCCGTGATTCTGTCCGTGGACGTGGCGGAGTAAGACCGACAACATATACGAAAAGGTCCTGATTCTGAACCGCACCCCGATTGTTGGACTGAAGTAATTCAGATTCGATGATCGGAGGTGCGGTTTCTCATGTGTAGGGATCGCAGGCGTCATTACGATGACGGTTTCATGCGGGTCGTCGCCGACCTGATCCGGGGCGGGGCCGGGAGGCGTTCTCTCGCCCGCCGGCTTGGCGCGCCCGTCAGTACCGCGGGAAAATGGGTGTTGTCATACCGGTTTGGCGGGGAGGCGGCGCTCATGGGAGAACGCGAAGGCAACAGGAGATACGACTACGAGACGAAGCTCGCGGCGGTGCGCGACCATGTGGAGCATGGGCTGACGAAGGCCGAAGTCATGGAGAAGTACAGGATCGCGGGTCCCGCCCCGTTGGAGCGCTGGTGCCGCGAGTACCGGTCCGGCGGCCCGGACGCGCTGCGTCCGAAACCGAAGGGCAGGCCCAGGGGCGCGAAATCCAAGCCGAGGCCGGCTCCCACAAGGGAACAGCTCCTTGAGGAGGAGAACGCGTACCTCAAGGCGAGGGTCGCGTACCTGGAAAAAGTCGACGCCCTGCTGGCGCGGAGATCGGCAACCGGGACAGAACGGTGATCGTCTCCATGCTGGCGGGGCCGGGACATCGGCTCCGGCACCTGCTCAGGGCGGCCGGACTGGCGAAAAGCACGTATTACCATCTTCTGTCGCATCCGGCCGCCGTGACCCGGCCGGACATCGAGCCGATGGTCGCCGAGATATTCGCGCGCACGCCCAACGGGTGCGGCCACCGGCAGATACGCATGTGCCTCGTGCACGAGTTCGGGGTGCGGGTGAGCCACAAGAGCGTGCTGAAGGTCATGAGGCGCATGGGCCTGGAATGCCGGATACGCAGGCCGAACCCGTACCGGAAATACAGCTCGTACCGGGACGAGACGGGCGCGAGGGCGGAGAACCTGCTGAACCGCGACTTCACGGCCGACCGGCCGTGGGTGAAGCTGGGCACGGACGTCACCGAGTTCAGGGTCGCCGACGGCAAGGCGTATCCGGCTCCCGTATACGATATGGGATCCAAGGAGATCGTGGCCTGGGACGTCAGCCGGCATCCCGACATGGCCCAGCAGCGGCGCCTGCTCGCCATGCTCGAGGAGAAGCTGCCCGAAGACGCCGACCCGATCCCGCACTCCGATTAAGCCGGGTTTGTTGTTAAGCCGGGGAACGGTTCGGGGTCTTGGTGGCTGGCCGTGTCCCATGTGGTTTCCCGGCTTAACGTTCCGGGTTATGTTCGTCTTGTCCCATTTGATTCGAACGAAGGAGTTTGCCATGGGTGAGACGACGGTTGGCCATGTCGCGGGCGAGGTGGTCCGCGCGCTTTACGGGGCCGGTTATATGGAATCCACCATAGGCCAGTACCGCAAGTCCATCAGGGCGTTGGAACGGTACGCCGGAGGCCCGGATGCGGTGTACACGCGTGGGTTGGGCGCGGGGTTCGCCGCGTCGACCTTCAGTGAGCGGACGGGCGGTTTCAGCAGGCAGCGGTGGTTCGATTACGGCAGGCTGGCGCGTTTGTGCGACTCGTATCTGCGGTCCGGTTCGGTGGACCTGGGCAAGTGGCGCAGGAGCAGGCTTGCGGAGCCGGTGGTTCCGGGTTTGGCCGTGGTCATGGAGCGTTGGGAGGCGTATCTCGCCGGTTCGGGACTGGCTTCGGCGACGGTGGGGCATTACCGTCGGATGGCGGGCTTGTTCCTCACGTGGCTGGAATCTCATGGGGTCGTGTCGTTGGACGGTTCGGATGGCTCGCATGTGCTGGGGTTCCTGGCCGGGCTGCGTTCACGCTGGTCGGAGTCGTCGATGCGGCACGCCGCGTCGGACCTGCGCCCGTTGTTCAGATGGCTCGGGCGGGATGACCTGGCGGACGCGATCGGCCTGGCCGGCATACGCAGGACCCACGCGATCGCGGGAACGTTGCCCGACGACGAGCACCGCCGCTTGCTGGAGGCGTGCGCCTCGCGGTCGGTGCCGTCGAGGGACGCGGCGATCACCCTGCTGTCGCTGACGTGCGGGCTGAGGGCATGCGATGTGATCGGTCTGAGGATCGCCGACGTGGATTGGGATTCCATGAGCATAGGTCTGGTGCAGCGAAAGACGGGCAATCCGTTGACCGTGCCGATGACGGGACCGCTGGCCGCGAGGCTGGCGTCCTGGCTGTTGGACGAAAGGCCCGCCACCGACGACGACCGTGTGTTCGTGCGGTACAAGGCGCCCCATGTCGCGCTTCGGGGTCATTCATCGGTGTACGAGGCGATCAGCCGTGTCATGCGGCACGCCGGGCTCGGACGCCGGGGCGGTTCCAGGCTGTTGCGGCGCAACGCGGCGACGAGGATGCTGGAGGCGGCCACGCCGTTGCCGACGATCAGCGCGGTGCTTGGCCACGCCGACCCCGATTCCACACGCGTCTACATGGCCACGCACCGCGGGGGAATGCTCGCGTGCGTGCTGCCCGTGCCGGAAGGCGGATCGTCATGAGACCCACGGAACACGGATTCGTCGGCCCGCTCGCCGGCGAATTGGAGGAGTACATCCGTTTCAAGGCGTCCATGGGCAGGCATGGCGCCACCCGCGTCCAGGTCCTGCGCTCGTTCGACCGGCATTGCCTCGAACACGGGGCCGTGCGTCTGGAGCGGGGCGTCGTGGAGCGATGGATCGCCCATAGGATCGACGCGAATCCCG
This DNA window, taken from Bifidobacterium longum subsp. longum JCM 1217, encodes the following:
- a CDS encoding DMT family transporter — protein: MGLVERFSKLRSRWSRNFPPNLARLMLLGCAALWGGSYLLAKFAMEAIPPQWLMGLRMIGACLCMLALFHKHIVPYLTPKIIVPALVVGLTYWGTMVTQTIGLQTIEPGRSAFLTAAYCVLTPFATWIISKNRPKAINLVAGVICLIGVGFVSLKPGGSLSLSAGDWLTIATAVIFSFNLTCLGVYTKRFDPIAVTFVQFGVAGVLFIIGALFTEPMPNASWLAPSVVASVLYLFLGATMSAQIMQNIGLAHVPASQASIIMCTESLFAVTFSALFWGETIMWSSLVGFALIFVAVLMSVIKPTKQSLHRN
- a CDS encoding IS3 family transposase, translated to MCRDRRRHYDDGFMRVVADLIRGGAGRRSLARRLGAPVSTAGKWVLSYRFGGEAALMGEREGNRRYDYETKLAAVRDHVEHGLTKAEVMEKYRIAGPAPLERWCREYRSGGPDALRPKPKGRPRGAKSKPRPAPTREQLLEEENAYLKARVAYLEKVDALLARRSATGTER
- a CDS encoding pyridoxamine 5'-phosphate oxidase family protein, which codes for MAVITPEIKEFIKNNLGWITTVSKDGELDLGPKMSLFVLDDTHIAYHERTAGQHYENLKNGSPLVIAFANLEKKQGYRFRGNVVLHVDDDIYNEQVKVAEEKGTKKPAVIPVLEVTEIQDLASGPTAGKTIAKD
- a CDS encoding peptidylprolyl isomerase, translating into MTTIIMNTSEGSITINLFDDKAPNTVANFLGLATGEKEWADPYTGQPSHGKFYNGLIFHRIIKQFMIQGGCPLGTGTGGPGYEFDDEIDPSLKFDKPYLLAMANAGLRRGMDGKVHGTNGSQFFITTVPTPWLDGHHTIFGEVADDDSKKVVDKLEALDTDPMDRPLEPAVILSVDVAE
- a CDS encoding site-specific integrase, translated to MGETTVGHVAGEVVRALYGAGYMESTIGQYRKSIRALERYAGGPDAVYTRGLGAGFAASTFSERTGGFSRQRWFDYGRLARLCDSYLRSGSVDLGKWRRSRLAEPVVPGLAVVMERWEAYLAGSGLASATVGHYRRMAGLFLTWLESHGVVSLDGSDGSHVLGFLAGLRSRWSESSMRHAASDLRPLFRWLGRDDLADAIGLAGIRRTHAIAGTLPDDEHRRLLEACASRSVPSRDAAITLLSLTCGLRACDVIGLRIADVDWDSMSIGLVQRKTGNPLTVPMTGPLAARLASWLLDERPATDDDRVFVRYKAPHVALRGHSSVYEAISRVMRHAGLGRRGGSRLLRRNAATRMLEAATPLPTISAVLGHADPDSTRVYMATHRGGMLACVLPVPEGGSS